The proteins below come from a single uncultured delta proteobacterium genomic window:
- a CDS encoding putative Lipoprotein (Evidence 3 : Function proposed based on presence of conserved amino acid motif, structural feature or limited homology), with the protein MKRSILLFLLATAAATLLVGCGSRYVLVTSDYTIHIATSKPELDPSTGTLTFTDEHGQEVSIPKDDMKQTRELRD; encoded by the coding sequence ATGAAACGCTCGATACTGCTTTTTCTTCTGGCAACGGCGGCCGCGACGCTGCTTGTCGGCTGCGGCTCCCGATATGTGTTGGTGACGAGCGATTACACCATCCATATCGCCACGAGCAAACCGGAGCTTGACCCCTCGACGGGCACGCTGACCTTCACGGACGAGCACGGGCAGGAAGTGTCCATTCCCAAGGACGATATGAAACAGACCCGCGAACTGCGCGATTAA
- a CDS encoding transposase has product MIKRKTEQQGMMELVYIEQLVPKEHLLRKIDKAIDFRFIYDKVKDRYCPDNGRPAVDPVVLFKMLFIGYLFGIRSEQQLIREIEVNVAYRWFLGFTLTDKIPHASTFSQNRRRRFNDSPVYQEIFDEIVLQAIKRKMVDGKTLYTDSTHLKASANKGKYDKAQVLKSVRDYVEELDRDIDEDRRKHGKKPLPPRDETPETKEIKVSTTDPDSGYMVREGKPKGFFYLDHRTVDGICGIITDSFVTPGNVHDSQPYLSRLDRQRKRFGFNVESAGLDAAYFTPHICKGLVERDIYGVIGYSRPTHRAGYLRKRDFVYDETCDCQLCPQNRVLRYRTTTRDGYREYVSDPSVCRNCSLLGQCTASRNHTKAVTRHIWQEYKDIINEYRYEDKGKAIYKRRKETVERSFADGKELHGHRYARFRGLAKVQMQCLLSAACQNMKKIALRIWERSNGPCGPGFSRSQTTLSRLFSHLWRICSAPKSAVPA; this is encoded by the coding sequence ATGATAAAGCGCAAAACCGAACAGCAAGGCATGATGGAACTGGTATATATCGAGCAACTCGTGCCTAAAGAACATCTTCTTCGTAAAATCGACAAGGCTATCGACTTCAGATTCATCTATGACAAGGTCAAAGATAGATACTGTCCCGATAACGGCAGGCCGGCAGTTGATCCGGTTGTGCTATTCAAGATGCTTTTTATTGGGTATTTGTTCGGCATTCGCAGCGAGCAACAGTTGATTCGCGAAATCGAAGTCAATGTCGCATATCGTTGGTTTCTCGGCTTTACTCTCACCGACAAAATCCCCCACGCCAGCACCTTCAGCCAAAACCGCCGCAGGCGTTTCAATGACAGCCCGGTTTACCAGGAAATTTTTGACGAGATTGTGCTCCAGGCCATAAAGCGCAAGATGGTGGACGGCAAAACGCTGTACACCGATTCAACCCACCTGAAAGCCAGTGCCAACAAGGGAAAATATGACAAGGCCCAGGTGCTCAAATCCGTACGCGATTATGTGGAGGAACTTGACCGGGACATTGATGAAGACCGCCGCAAGCATGGCAAAAAGCCTTTGCCGCCCCGCGATGAGACTCCGGAAACCAAGGAAATCAAGGTCAGCACCACGGACCCGGACAGCGGGTATATGGTGCGCGAGGGCAAACCCAAGGGTTTTTTCTATCTGGATCACCGTACCGTGGACGGAATCTGCGGCATCATAACCGACAGTTTCGTTACCCCCGGCAATGTGCATGACTCTCAGCCCTACCTCTCCCGCCTTGATCGCCAACGGAAGCGTTTTGGTTTCAACGTCGAGTCCGCAGGCCTTGATGCAGCCTACTTCACTCCCCATATCTGCAAAGGCCTTGTGGAAAGAGATATTTATGGAGTCATCGGGTACAGCCGCCCCACACACCGCGCGGGTTACCTGCGCAAAAGGGATTTTGTCTATGATGAGACTTGTGACTGCCAGCTCTGCCCGCAAAACCGAGTCCTGCGCTATAGGACAACGACCCGGGACGGTTACCGTGAATATGTCTCGGACCCGTCCGTTTGCCGCAACTGCTCCCTTCTCGGGCAATGCACCGCCAGTCGCAACCATACCAAAGCAGTAACGCGCCATATCTGGCAGGAATATAAAGATATAATCAACGAATATCGCTACGAGGACAAAGGCAAAGCCATCTACAAACGCCGTAAGGAGACAGTGGAGCGGAGCTTTGCCGACGGCAAGGAATTACATGGGCATCGCTACGCCCGCTTCCGAGGCCTTGCGAAGGTCCAGATGCAATGCCTCTTGTCCGCCGCCTGCCAGAACATGAAGAAAATAGCCCTGCGCATCTGGGAGCGGTCAAACGGCCCTTGCGGCCCAGGCTTTTCCCGCTCCCAAACGACACTTTCCCGCTTGTTTTCCCATCTTTGGAGAATTTGCTCCGCTCCAAAATCCGCAGTGCCCGCATAA
- the yjgF gene encoding ketoacid-binding protein (Evidence 2a : Function of homologous gene experimentally demonstrated in an other organism; PubMedId : 10493123, 10595546, 12515541, 9298646; Product type pe : putative enzyme), translating into MTSRKTLSLLLAVILVAATASFAVAANRTIVAPQKAPKAVGPYSQGIAAAGLVFTSGQLPLNPDTNKMPDGIEAQAKQSLDNVKAVLEAGGSSLDKAVKVTIFLKDLNDFGKVNEIYGTYFTKNPPARSCVQVARIPRDALIEIEAIGVK; encoded by the coding sequence ATGACCTCGAGAAAAACGCTTTCCCTGCTGCTGGCCGTCATTCTTGTTGCCGCCACCGCGTCTTTTGCCGTTGCCGCGAACCGCACGATCGTCGCGCCCCAGAAAGCGCCCAAGGCTGTGGGCCCCTATTCCCAGGGCATCGCGGCAGCCGGACTTGTCTTCACGTCCGGCCAGCTGCCCCTGAACCCGGACACCAATAAAATGCCGGACGGCATCGAAGCCCAGGCCAAACAATCCCTGGATAACGTGAAAGCCGTCCTCGAAGCGGGCGGCAGTTCTCTCGACAAGGCCGTGAAGGTTACCATTTTCCTGAAAGACCTGAATGACTTCGGCAAAGTGAACGAAATCTACGGCACCTATTTCACCAAAAATCCGCCGGCCCGCTCCTGCGTGCAGGTGGCCCGCATCCCCAGAGACGCGCTGATCGAGATCGAAGCCATCGGCGTGAAATAA